The Eubacterium maltosivorans genome includes the window ATATTTTTACGCCAAACAGGCCGCTGCATGATGGCGCCATGGTGATAAAGCTCTGGACAAATCAGATTCGCGCCGCGGGCTGTCTGCTGCCTTTATCTGACAACCGTTATCTGGGCAGTGAGCTGGGAACCAGACACCGTGCGGGCCTTGGAATCTCGGAAAAATCCGATGCCATTACGATTATCGTTTCAGAGGAGACGGGCACCATTTCATATACGGAGAAGGGCACACTCACCCGGAATATGACTCCGGCAATGGTCGAGCAGCTCTTGACAGACCGTTTTATGGCAAAGGATGACGAAAATGACAGTGAAAAAGGATTCTTTAAATTCCGAGGAAAAAAAGATGGCAACGAAGAAGAAAAAGAAACAGATATCGATCAATGAAAAAACAATAAGGCTGCTGAGCTCTGCGGTCCTGGCCATTATCCTCTGGCTGTTTATCAATGGAAACAGCAATGATATTGTCCCTCAGGACATCAACGCGATTCCAGTCACCTTTACAAATATGGAAACCCTGCAGGAAAAGCACCTGGTGCTTGAGGACAACCGCAATTATTATGTGAACCTGCGTGTGCAGGGAACCGACCGGAGTCTTCAGGAGATCAATACCAACGAGATCACTGCAGAGGTGGATCTGAAAGACATTGACAAAAAGGGCGAGTACAATCCTGAGATCATCATCAAGGGGCTGTCGAATTCGGTGATTCTGAAGGAGGTCAATCCCAGTACGCTGCACCTGGTGGTGGACAATGTCATTGAGTCTGAAAAAAGCGTGGAAGTCATTACTCAGGGTAAGCCCGGGAACGATAACGCGGTTATCTCAGCAACCAGCACTGAGAAGGTTCAGGTAACCGGCGCAGAGGACCGCATTGCGGCCATTGATAAGATTGCGGTCACAGCCAATGTGAATGGTCTGACTGAGGATACCTCCAGAATGCTGGAGGTTACACCATATGATAAGGAAGGAAATATCATCAGCGGCGTTGAGTGCGAGCCTGATGTCGTCCGCGTCAATATCGAGGTGGGTAAGACAAAGACCGTCAATATCACTCCGCCCACAACAACTGGTGATCCTCAGTCGGGCTACAAGGTGACCAGTGTGACCGTTGACCCGACCCAGAAAATGGTGGGTGCTAAGCAGGAAGTGCTGGATACCATTCAGAACATTCAGATCGACCCGGTGGACGTATCCGGAGCCAATAAGACTGTGACTAAGGAGGTTATGCTGAAGCTTCCAGACGGTGCTTCTTTCCTGGACAACGGCGATAAAGCCACAGTTACAGTTAACATCGAGCCAGTGATTGAAAAGAGCTTTACGATCAGCAGCATCGAGACCCGCAATGTGGGCCAGGGGCTCACCGCAGCCAAGGTGAAGGACTCCTCGGTGGTCGTTAAGCTCAGCGGGACCGCCACCGAGCTTAACAAGCTGTCCGCGGATAATATCAGGGCCTTTGTGGACCTGAACGGCCTGGGAAAGGGTGACCAGGAGGTAGTGATCCAGATATCCCTGCCCTCTGACCAGATTAAGAGCATTACCCCTTCCAAAACAACGGTCACCATTGAGTAAAAAAGACGCCTGCGGGCGTCTTTTTCAGTGTGAATTCTGCAAAGGTTTTAATGCTCTTTTAACACGAATATTGGTTACTTTATCTTGAAAAAGAATGGCGGTTACTTTATAATAGTAAAATACACCTGACAGGGTGCATACATCATACCAAATTTTTAGGAGGAATTTATAGTGGAAAGAGTTTACAATTTTTCTGCCGGTCCATCTGCTTTGCCGGTAGAAGTGCTTGAAAAAGCCGCAGCAGAGATGCTCAACTATGGTGGAACCGGAATGTCTGTCATGGAAATGAGCCACCGCTCTGCCGCATTTGCTGAAATTTTGGCAGACGCAAAAGCGTTGTACAAGGAACTGATGGGTGTGCCGGACAATTATGACATCCTGTTTTTACAGGGCGGCGGCTCCACACAGTTTGCAATGGTTCCGTTAAACCTGATGACAAAATCCGGCAAGGCTGATTTTGTACTGACAGGCAACTGGGCAAAGAAAGCCTATCAGGAAGCCGGACGCTACGGTGATGCACTGGCGGTTGCATCCTCTGCGGATAAGACCTTCTCTTACATCCCGAAGCTCGATCCTGCGTCCTTCAGAAAAGATGCGGATTATTTTTATATCTGTGTGAACAACACCATTTACGGAACACGCTTCAGACCGGACAATCTGCCGGAAACAGGCGATGTGCCGTTGATCGCGGATATGTCTTCCAATATTTTATCTGAAGTATACGATGTGTCCAAGTTTGGCCTGATCTTTGCAGGCGCCCAGAAGAACATGGGACCGGCCGGTGTGGTTGCTGTGATTATCCGTAAGGACCTTGTAGGCCATGCCATGGACATGACGCCGACCATGCTCAACTACCAGACTCATGTGGATGCAGACTCCTGCTACAACACTCCGCCGTGCTATGGTATTTATATCTGCAAGCTCGTTTACGAATGGGTTAAGGCAAATGGCGGTGTTCCTGGCATGGAAGCCATCAACAAGGAAAAATCAGCAAAACTATACAATTTCTTAGACAACAGCGCCATGTTCAAGGGAACCGTCGTTCCGGAAGACCGTTCGCTCATGAACGTTCCTTTCGTGACCGGCAACGAAGAGCTGGACGCCAAATTTGTCAAGGAAGCCAAGGCAGCCGGCCTTGAAAACTTGAAGGGCCACCGCACCGTTGGCGGCATGCGCGCCAGCATCTATAACGCAATGCCTATGGCAGGCGTTGATGCACTCATCAACTTCATGAAGAAGTTTGAAATGGAAAACAAATAGGCAAAAAAAGTGAGGATGTAAGATTTTAAAGAATCGGCGATCCTTATAAAAACATTCATTGACAACATGCTGAGCACCGGCGCCCGTATTGCAGGCGCACCAAATACTGCGTGTAGTAAAGCCTGGGTAGTGTCGAAGTAGGCCAGGATTTGCTGCAGCTGAATTGAAAGGTAATTATAAATGAATTTTAATGTACAAACCCTCAATAATATCTCTAAAAGAGGTCTTAGATTATTAGACGAAAACTACACTGTTGCAGATGCTATGGAAACACCGGATGCGATTCTTGTCAGAAGTGCGAAAATGCACGATATGGACATTCCTGAGAGCGTTAAGTTCATTGGCCGCGCAGGCGCGGGCGTGAACAATATCCCACTGGATAAATGCTCTGAGCAGGGGATCGTGGTTTGTAACTCTCCGGGAGCCAACGCCAACGCTGTTAAAGAGCTGGTGGCACTGGGGATGCTCATGTCTTCCCGTAAAGTGGTTGACGGCATCGAATGGACCAAATCACTGCTGGATGAAACCGGCGATGTGGGCGCAGCTGTAGAAAAGGGAAAGAAGGCCTTTGTGGGGCCGGAATTGTACGGTAAAAAAATGGGCGTTGTCGGACTTGGCGCTATCGGGGTACTGGTAGCGAACATGGCGGTAGATTTTGGTATGAAGGTCTACGGCTTCGACCCTTACTTATCCATTGAACACGCTTGGGGATTAAGCAGAAAAGTAAAAAGGTCCACAAGCAAAGAAGCAGTTTTCAAAAACTGCGACTATATTTCCTTACATATACCCTTCATGGAAGGAACCAAAAATTTTGTGGATGCAGAAACCTTAAAGGAAACCAAAAAAGGCCTGCGTCTCATGAACTTTGCACGCGGCGGTCTGGTGGACGACGCAGCCTTAAAGGCAGCGCTGGAAGACGGTACCGTTGCCGCATATGTGGTGGATTTCCCAAATGAAGAAACCTTAAGAATGCCGAATGTCATCAACATTCCGCATCTCGGTGCCTCCACGCCGGAAAGCGAGGAAAACTGCGCGGTCATGGCTGTAGAGGAGCTGCGCGAATACCTCGAAAATGGTAACATTGTAAACTCTGTAAACTATCCGAACTGCAGCATGGGTGTGTGCAACAGCGTACACCGCATTACGGTTAATCACCGAAACATTCCGAACATGATCGGTCAGATCACAGCTGTGCTCGCAGGGCACAACATCAACATTTCTGACATGACCAACAAAAACAAAGGTGAATGGGCCTACACCATGATCGACGTCGACAGCGAAGTGGAAAGTAACGTAAAAGAAGCGTTAAAAACCATTGACGGCGTGACACGTGTCCGTGTTTTAAAATAAGGATTAAGGAGAACGCGATATGGCAACAATCAGACCCTTTAAAGCCGTTCGTCCTGTTCCGGAAAAAGCCGCTGACGTGGCAGCCCTTCCTTACGATGTCTATAATCGTGAGGAAGCGGCTGCTGCCGTTTATGGCAAGTACGACTCTTTCCTGAGAGTTGACCGTCCGGAAAGCACCTTGGATCACCGCATGAATATGTATGATCCCTTTGTGTACGAACAGGCAGCCAAGAACCTTCAGAAGCTGTATGACCGTAAGGTCATCGCGCAGGATGAAAAGCCAGGCCTTTATCTTTATGAGCTTGTGATGGATGGCAGAAGCCAGGTAGGCCTGGTGGCATGCACCGCCATCGACGAGTATCTGAACAACACCATTAAAAAGCACGAACTCACCCGTGAAGACAAAGAGCAGGACCGCATCAAGCATGTGGATGCCTGCAATGCCAACACGGGCCCCATTTTTCTGACCTATCGCGGTCAGGAGGATATCAATGCACTCATTGCTGAGAGCATGAAAAAAGACCCGGTCTACGACTTTACAGCCGAGGACGGCGTGGCTCACCGCGTCTGGGTCATCGATGACGAAGCAGTGATTGACCGGCTGGTCAGGGACTTTGGCCAGGTCGACAGTTTCTATATCGCCGACGGGCACCACCGCTGCGCGTCTGCCGTCAAGGTAGGCCTGATGCGCCGCGAACAGAATCCCGGTTATACCGGCGATGAAGAGTTTAATTACTTTCTGTCTGTCCTTTTCCCGGACGACCAGCTCGCCATCATGGACTACAACCGTGTGGTGAAGGACTTAAACGGCATGACAGCCGACGCGTTCATCGCGGCACTGGAAGATAAGTTCGACGTGGAAGAAAAGGGCGCAGAGCCTGTACACCCGCCTGAAAAGGGCACCTTTGGGATGTTCCTTGAAGGGAAATGGTACCTGCTGACGGTAAAAGAAGGCACCTATGATGCCGAAGACCCGGTGGGAAGCCTGGACGTGGCCATTTTACAGGACAATGTGCTGGTACCGATTTTAGGCATTCAGGATATCCGTACTGATAAACGCATCGATTTTGTGGGCGGCATCCGTGGTCTGGGCGAGCTTGAACGCCGTGTCAGCGAGGATATGAAGGTGGCATTTTCGATGTATCCAACCGCCATTTCTGAGCTGATGGCCATCGCGGACGCAGGTCTGCTCATGCCGCCAAAATCCACCTGGTTTGAGCCAAAGCTCCGGAGCGGCCTCTTTATCCATAATCTGGACTGAGCAGCGCGCAGGGGAGGCCTCCAACCACAATGGGAAAAATTAATTTAGGTATTTTACCGAAGCTCTTGCTGGGGATTCTGATTGGGATTCTGATCGGATCCCTCGGCAATCTTTTTAACATTGGCGACGCTTCTGTGTTTCGCCTGGTCATTGAGCTGGCAGCGACTTTTAAAGCGCTGTTCAGTACATTTTTACAATTTCTGATTCCACTGCTGATCGTGTCCTTTGTGGCGGTTGGTCTGGCAGACCTGGGTCAGAAGGCAAATAAGCTTTTTCTGATTACGCTGCTTCTGGCCTACTGCTCCACTGTGCTCGCAGGCCTGCTGGCGTATTTTTTTGGATACGCTGTGCTGCCGCACTGGATCACGCCCATTGCGAGCATGAACACCAGCGGAACCGAATTTTCACCTCTGTTCAGCATTGCGCTCGATCCGGTATTCGGCGTGATGACCGCGCTCATTCTGGCTTTTGTGCTGGGGATTGGACTGGCGAATATCAAGGGTGAACGGCTGCTGGGCTGCCTGAAGGATTTACAGCAGATCATCAGCCTGACATTAAAGAAGATCATTATTCCACTCATTCCCTTTTATATCGCCGCTCAGTTTGCGCAGATTGCCGCATCTGGTGAGCTCTTTTCCACCATTAAAATGTTTGTCATGCTCTTTGTCATGATTCTTGTTTTCCAGTGGGTGTATCTGCTCGTTCAGTTTGGCATATCATCGTTTCTGAGCCGGGAAAACCAGTTTAAAAAGATAAAAAATGTGATTCCGGCTTATTTTACAGCCCTGGGGACCCAATCCTCAGCAGCTACCATTCCTGTCAATCTGGAGTGCGCTTACAAAAATAAGATCACTAAGGATGTGGCGGATTTCTGTATTCCGCTCTGTGCGACCATTCACCTTGCCGGCGACACCGTGTGTCTGGTGCTTGGGACCATGGGCATCCTGCTGGCCAGTGGAATAGCTCCGGATTTCGGGCTTTATCTGCCCTTTATTCTGATGCTTGGCGTCACCATGGTAGCGGCTCCGGGCGTTCCGGGTGGCGGCGTCATGGCAGCTCTCGGTATTATTGGCTCCATGCTTGGCTTTACCGAGAGTATGCAGTCGCTGATCATCTCTCTGCACTTTTCACAGGACAGCTTTGGCACGGCCACTAACATCATGGGCGATCAGGCCATTGCCTTTGTGGTGGATGCGGCAGATCAGAGAAGCGCTGGAAAAAAGACAGCAGCCGAAGAATAGCTTCATAACCTCCCTGCCCAGACGCGGCTGGGAGGTTTTTTGACGTTCGGCCTTGAAACAGACAGGGGAATCGGATATACTAACTAGGTTACTGAAAAATTACAAGGAGAAATGAGATGAAGGAAAAAGAAAATGTAACGGCCAGTGTCAGCAATATCTTCAAGCTGAACGGCCGTGTGCCCGTTTCAAAGGCAGTGCCCTTTGGTGTGCAGCATGTGCTGGCTATGTTCGTGGCCAATATCGCCCCGATTTTAATCGTGGCTAATGTGGCGGGGCTCAGCGAGGACCAGAAAGCCATGCTGGTGCAGAACGCCATGTTCATTGCCGGTATCGGGACGCTGGTCCAGCTGTATCCTCTCTGGAAGATTGGAGCGCGCCTGCCCATTGTTATGGGGATCAGTTTTACCTTTGTGACGATTTTAAGCTATGTGGCGGCCACCTATGGCTATCCGGCAGCCATGGGGGCTGTTCTCATCGGCGGCCTGATCGAGGGGACGCTTGGGCTTTTTGCCAAATACTGGCGCAGGATCATTTCGCCCATCGTGGCAGCCTGTGTGGTGACCTCTATCGGCTTTTCCCTGTTGATTGTGGGGGCCACCTCCTTTGGGGGCGGCAGCGGCAGCGAGACCTTCGGATCGGCCCAGAACTTGATTTTGGGCAGTGTGACATTGGTGTGCTGTCTGCTGTTTAATATTTTTGCAAAATCCTACTGGAAGCAGCTGTCTGTATTGTTTGGCCTGGTGGTGGGCTACATTCTGGCCATTTTTATGGGCGCTGTGGATTTTTCGGACATGAGCAATGTGGGTATTGTGGCTTTGCCGCAGTTCATGCCCTTTGTGCCGGAATTCAATCTTGGCGCGATCATTGCCGTAACGTTGATCTTTTTGGTCTCGGCCACAGAGACCATCGGCGATACCTCGGCCATGGCTGTTACCGGTCTGGGCCGCGACGTCACTGACCAGGAAATATCCGGCTCGCTGGCCTGCGACGGCTATATGAGCTCCATCTCCTCGCTTTTTGGCTGTATGCCCATTACCTCTTTCAGCCAGAACGTGGGTCTGATCGCCATGACCAAGGTGGTCAACCGCTTCACCATTATGACTGGCGCCTTTGTCATGATCCTGGCAGGCCTGGTGCCTGTGGTGGGTAAGCTCTTTGCCACCCTGCCCGAGGCGGTGCTGGGCGGCTGTACCATCATGATGTTTGGCACCATTGTGGTCAGCGGTATTCAGATGATCACACGCTGTGGCTTTAACCAGCGCAACACCATCATCGTGGCCCTGTCCCTGAGCGTGGGTATCGGCTTCACCCAGGTGCCGGAAATTTTCAGCATTTTTCCACAGATGGTTCAGCAGGTTTTTGCCAACAACTGTGTCGCCATCGTTTTTGTGGTCGCCGTTATTTTGAACCTGGTGCTCCCAAAGGATATGGAGCTGAAAGCCCCCGAAGCAGCAACCGAAAATACCGCAGAGTGATAAAACCCTTCCCGTCCCCAAACACGACGGGAAGGGTTTTTGCTTTACTTGGTTAAATTAGAATAGCTTGACACAATATTAATTTTGTGATAACGTTAACCATAACATAATAAAATTTTAAGGAAAGGTAAAAAAGCAAATGTCAAGTAAAGCGTTCACGGTACGGTGGGGTCTGGTGCTCCTGGTGGCAGCGTTGCTTCTGCTCTTTGGCGGCGCGAGTGTTCAGGCCGAGGAAGAGACGAGAACCATTAATCTGGAGGAGTTTCATTCCCTTTCGATTTATCCGGACGGGTACAAATATGAAGGAGAAAGCCTTCAACCTTTTACAGGAAATTATATTATTACAGGCCAAAGTCGGCGCACGGATATTTTCATTGCAGTGGGTAAAAAGGTTGAGTTCAGGGATGTCAGCTGTGGATATGTGCGTTTCGGCTCTTATTCGCCAACGCATCTTCTGCTTGCGGGTGAAAATCAGATTAATGCCGGCATGGATGTGTCAGTTGGTACAACCGTGACCATTGACTCGGTGGAAAACGGCAGCTTGACGGTAAAACCTAGTGTTTCTTATACGGATGGACAATACAATATGTTTGTTATCGCGCTGGATGGGAATCTGATTGTCAACAGCGGACGAATCAATGTGGGAACCGGTGTTGTTGCGCCCATCCAAGTGAAGTATTCGCCTAAATGGAGACATAGTGGCTCTCTCACCGTCAATGGCGGTGAAATTACAGCGTATGGGTATGCTGATCCGCGTAATAGCTTCATTGGCTGCGGGTATGGAGACGCCGGCTTTGGCAAGATCACAGTCAATGGCGGCACCATCAACGCCGGGAAGAGAGGCACCATCGGTTTATCTGAGTACTACCAGGATGATATTGAGGATTGTCATTGCGAAGACATCACCATCAACGGGGGCAGCATCGTGGGGACGATCAATACAAAGGGCCGGATCATTAACAACGCCGGCGAAGCCCTGTCGCAGCTGGCTGTCACCCTGCCCGACATCACCCAAAAGACCGCGGTCACGAGCCTGAGCGTCGGCGGTGATTCGAGCTATGGACTAAAGGACGTCACCACAACGGAAAGGGGCGAGCTGTTTTTATGGCTGCCCCAGGCACAGCTTCAGGACGATACCCGGGTAACCCTGACAACCCAGGATGGAAAAACCTACACCGGAGAGATTTATAACGGCGTCTTTGAGTGGATCCGTGACGCCTCCGAGGTGGGCTTCAGAAACCAGAGCGTTTATGAAAACGAGCCCCTGCCCAAGATGGAGCTTGACACGTCGCGGCTGCCCCAGGGCGCTACGGTCGAGTACAGCGTGAACAAAACTCCCGACGGGCCCGGCAAGTACCGCTACATCGCGGCTGTGACCCAAAACGGCCAGACCCTTAAGTACCGGGCGACCCTAACCGTCCTGCCGCTGCAGGAAATCGGCGACGTGGGATTAAAGGACAGCGAGGAGGTTTCGTTCAAGCTGACGGGTCAGAAGCCAACCCTGGATTATTCCAAGGTGCCGGCCGGCTGTAAGGTCAGCTTCAGCCCCGGCAAGGTCAAGAAAACCAACACCCCAACCCAGGTGGCGGTGACCATCAGCGGCAGAGGCTATCAGACCAAAACCCAGACCGTGACCCTGACCATGAAAAAATACAAATCCGTCATTGTGTCCATCTTTGAAGGGTTACTCAACCCGAAAAAGGCCGCGGCCGAAAACGCGGCGCTGCTGACAGCAGACGCAAGCCTGCCAATGGCCGGCGAAGGGCAGGATGAAGCGGCTAAACTGGATGACGGCAGCGAAGCCGTCACCCTGAAAATGAACATTCAGGTTCAGAGCATGGCCACCGGCGAGGGGAAAGGCGAAGAAGAGACAGAAGCCGTGATCCCCGTGCCCCAGGGTACCGTCACTATTCTGGGACAAACCTACCCGCTAGATGAAAACGGCGACCTTGACGGATGTCCCCGCGACACAGACGGCAGTTATCTGATCACCACCACCCGGGAAGCTTTGAAAGCCTGTGGTTACAAAGTGGAAGCCGTCTACACCCCAGCCGAGAACACCCCCTACGACACCGCCGCCGTGAGCGTGGACAGCGACCCGTCCAAACTCGTGCGCGACGCCATTACCCTGGACTACGACGTACTTCAGGGCGATGATGATAAAAATCTGAGCTGGAAGGACACCGTCCAGATCAAGGCTGCCGGCGGCTCCAAGACCGAGGGCGAGGCCTACACCTATCGACTGCTCCAGGGAGACGACTTCGCAACCCTGAGCCAGGACGGCCAGCTGAGCTTTACAAAGGCCGGCTACGTGGCCGTGGAAGTGAGTCTGGCGGGTAATGCAGACTATAACGGCGCCAGCAATACCATCAGCTTTTATGTGGGTAAGGCCTACCGCGAAACAGAATTTGAAGCCGCGCCTGTCACCTACGACGGCGAGCTGCACCGCATTGAGCTGAGCGGCGATCTGGAGCCCGGTACCTATGTTGAGTACATCGAAGAAAGTGAGGACACCGTTGGCGATTTCGATTATATGGCCACCGATGCCGGCGCCTATCACGCCGCTGTCTACGTGGCGGCTGACGACCGGTATGTGGGAGAAATCACCTATTCCGACTGGACGATCACACCGCGGGATATTGCCGACGTACAGATCAGCGGCGTTGCGGACCGCTACAGCGCCACTGGCAGCCCCGTCACCCCAGTGCCCGAGGAAGTCAAGGTCAGCGACGATCTCTATCTGAATCCGGACGATTATGACGTTCGCTATGAAAACAATACCGAAGCCGGCACAGCCACGCTCACCCTCACCGGGAAAGGCAATTTTACCGGCACAGTCAGCAAAACCTTTGCCATCACCGCCCAGAAAGGCGGTTCCGGAGAGTCCCAGAGCACCGGCGGCGGAAGTACCGCAGACCAGCGCAAAATTACTGGCAATACCAAAACCGGTATCGTCAGCGACCAGACCAGCGCCGCGCTGATCGGCGGCGGACTGCTGGCACTCTGTGTGGCGCTGACCGCAGTTTTATATAAGCGTAAACAATCTTAAGCATAAAACCCTTCCCGTCCCCAAACACGACGGGAAGGGTTTTTAATCTTTAACTTTTCTTTAGACTTTATAAAAGCTAACCAAAAGGGTAACGTTTATAATGAGAGTATCAAATTAAAGAGGAGACATGGAAATGTTAAAGATTGAAAATATTTCAAAAACCTACGGCGACAAAAAAATAAAGGCCGTTGACAATATTCACTTTGAGGTAAAGCCCGGTGAAATCTTTGGCTTTGTGGGCCCGAACGGCGCGGGAAAAACGACGACCATTAAAATGATCGTCACCCTTCTCAGGCCAGACAGCGGCCGGATATTGATCAACGGCGTTGACAACAGTCAGGATATCATGGGCGCTAAGCAGCAGTTCAGCTATGTCCCGGATAATCCTGAGCTCTTTGAAAAGATCAAGGGGATTGAGTATCTGAACTTCATGGCCGACGTTTATCAGGTGCCGGAGGCGGACCGGACAGTGCGCGCGGAAAAGTATCTGAAAATTTTCGAGCTCGACAAAGCAGTGGGGGATCCCATCAGCTCTTATTCCCACGGGATGAAGCAGAAAATTGCCCTGATCGGCGCTTTGATCCACGACCCAAATCTCTT containing:
- a CDS encoding phosphoglycerate dehydrogenase; translated protein: MNFNVQTLNNISKRGLRLLDENYTVADAMETPDAILVRSAKMHDMDIPESVKFIGRAGAGVNNIPLDKCSEQGIVVCNSPGANANAVKELVALGMLMSSRKVVDGIEWTKSLLDETGDVGAAVEKGKKAFVGPELYGKKMGVVGLGAIGVLVANMAVDFGMKVYGFDPYLSIEHAWGLSRKVKRSTSKEAVFKNCDYISLHIPFMEGTKNFVDAETLKETKKGLRLMNFARGGLVDDAALKAALEDGTVAAYVVDFPNEETLRMPNVINIPHLGASTPESEENCAVMAVEELREYLENGNIVNSVNYPNCSMGVCNSVHRITVNHRNIPNMIGQITAVLAGHNINISDMTNKNKGEWAYTMIDVDSEVESNVKEALKTIDGVTRVRVLK
- the serC gene encoding 3-phosphoserine/phosphohydroxythreonine transaminase — its product is MERVYNFSAGPSALPVEVLEKAAAEMLNYGGTGMSVMEMSHRSAAFAEILADAKALYKELMGVPDNYDILFLQGGGSTQFAMVPLNLMTKSGKADFVLTGNWAKKAYQEAGRYGDALAVASSADKTFSYIPKLDPASFRKDADYFYICVNNTIYGTRFRPDNLPETGDVPLIADMSSNILSEVYDVSKFGLIFAGAQKNMGPAGVVAVIIRKDLVGHAMDMTPTMLNYQTHVDADSCYNTPPCYGIYICKLVYEWVKANGGVPGMEAINKEKSAKLYNFLDNSAMFKGTVVPEDRSLMNVPFVTGNEELDAKFVKEAKAAGLENLKGHRTVGGMRASIYNAMPMAGVDALINFMKKFEMENK
- a CDS encoding CdaR family protein, with the translated sequence MATKKKKKQISINEKTIRLLSSAVLAIILWLFINGNSNDIVPQDINAIPVTFTNMETLQEKHLVLEDNRNYYVNLRVQGTDRSLQEINTNEITAEVDLKDIDKKGEYNPEIIIKGLSNSVILKEVNPSTLHLVVDNVIESEKSVEVITQGKPGNDNAVISATSTEKVQVTGAEDRIAAIDKIAVTANVNGLTEDTSRMLEVTPYDKEGNIISGVECEPDVVRVNIEVGKTKTVNITPPTTTGDPQSGYKVTSVTVDPTQKMVGAKQEVLDTIQNIQIDPVDVSGANKTVTKEVMLKLPDGASFLDNGDKATVTVNIEPVIEKSFTISSIETRNVGQGLTAAKVKDSSVVVKLSGTATELNKLSADNIRAFVDLNGLGKGDQEVVIQISLPSDQIKSITPSKTTVTIE
- a CDS encoding uracil-xanthine permease family protein, yielding MKEKENVTASVSNIFKLNGRVPVSKAVPFGVQHVLAMFVANIAPILIVANVAGLSEDQKAMLVQNAMFIAGIGTLVQLYPLWKIGARLPIVMGISFTFVTILSYVAATYGYPAAMGAVLIGGLIEGTLGLFAKYWRRIISPIVAACVVTSIGFSLLIVGATSFGGGSGSETFGSAQNLILGSVTLVCCLLFNIFAKSYWKQLSVLFGLVVGYILAIFMGAVDFSDMSNVGIVALPQFMPFVPEFNLGAIIAVTLIFLVSATETIGDTSAMAVTGLGRDVTDQEISGSLACDGYMSSISSLFGCMPITSFSQNVGLIAMTKVVNRFTIMTGAFVMILAGLVPVVGKLFATLPEAVLGGCTIMMFGTIVVSGIQMITRCGFNQRNTIIVALSLSVGIGFTQVPEIFSIFPQMVQQVFANNCVAIVFVVAVILNLVLPKDMELKAPEAATENTAE
- a CDS encoding ABC transporter ATP-binding protein, with translation MLKIENISKTYGDKKIKAVDNIHFEVKPGEIFGFVGPNGAGKTTTIKMIVTLLRPDSGRILINGVDNSQDIMGAKQQFSYVPDNPELFEKIKGIEYLNFMADVYQVPEADRTVRAEKYLKIFELDKAVGDPISSYSHGMKQKIALIGALIHDPNLFVLDEPMVGLDPKASFELKKIMREQCDRGKSVFFSTHVLDVAEKLCDRIAIIKKGQIIAIGTMDEIREKVGSRESLENIFLELTEK
- a CDS encoding cation:dicarboxylate symporter family transporter; this translates as MGKINLGILPKLLLGILIGILIGSLGNLFNIGDASVFRLVIELAATFKALFSTFLQFLIPLLIVSFVAVGLADLGQKANKLFLITLLLAYCSTVLAGLLAYFFGYAVLPHWITPIASMNTSGTEFSPLFSIALDPVFGVMTALILAFVLGIGLANIKGERLLGCLKDLQQIISLTLKKIIIPLIPFYIAAQFAQIAASGELFSTIKMFVMLFVMILVFQWVYLLVQFGISSFLSRENQFKKIKNVIPAYFTALGTQSSAATIPVNLECAYKNKITKDVADFCIPLCATIHLAGDTVCLVLGTMGILLASGIAPDFGLYLPFILMLGVTMVAAPGVPGGGVMAALGIIGSMLGFTESMQSLIISLHFSQDSFGTATNIMGDQAIAFVVDAADQRSAGKKTAAEE
- a CDS encoding DUF1015 domain-containing protein; translation: MATIRPFKAVRPVPEKAADVAALPYDVYNREEAAAAVYGKYDSFLRVDRPESTLDHRMNMYDPFVYEQAAKNLQKLYDRKVIAQDEKPGLYLYELVMDGRSQVGLVACTAIDEYLNNTIKKHELTREDKEQDRIKHVDACNANTGPIFLTYRGQEDINALIAESMKKDPVYDFTAEDGVAHRVWVIDDEAVIDRLVRDFGQVDSFYIADGHHRCASAVKVGLMRREQNPGYTGDEEFNYFLSVLFPDDQLAIMDYNRVVKDLNGMTADAFIAALEDKFDVEEKGAEPVHPPEKGTFGMFLEGKWYLLTVKEGTYDAEDPVGSLDVAILQDNVLVPILGIQDIRTDKRIDFVGGIRGLGELERRVSEDMKVAFSMYPTAISELMAIADAGLLMPPKSTWFEPKLRSGLFIHNLD